In Nocardia asteroides, the following proteins share a genomic window:
- a CDS encoding 2-isopropylmalate synthase — protein sequence MPSHRYRDVFRRVEVPLAQRNWPDARITAAPLWVPVDLRDGNQALAEPMDPERKRRFFELLVAMGYKEIEVGYPSASQTDFDFVRLLAATAIAPPDVTIVVFTPARRDLIERTVESVRGLANEVVIHLYTATAPVWRDVVLGKDRAQVRALILDGARDVLRAAADLPNVRFQFSPEVFNLTEPDFALEICDAVTELWQACPQRPVTLNLPATVEVATPNVYADQIEYMHRNLARRDGVILSVHPHNDRGTGVACAELAVLAGAQRVEGCVFGNGERTGNVDLATLALNLHAQGVDPMIDFSDIDGIRRTVEYCTRLPVPERHPYVGDLVHTAFSGTHQDAIRKGLAEHRAQAARAGVAEGEWAWQVPYLPIDPADIGRSYDAVIRVNSQSGKGGIAYLLQTGYGLDLPRRLQIDLARRVQDHTDGTGAEITAKELFTLFEQAYTVADPRVVLSQWRIDDGSTEVVLTVGGRTVHSVHRGIGPVDAVVTALAAAGYPIEILGLTQHSVDQGADSTAVSYLEYRAGGRTGWAFGRSDSVSAAALDAVLHAVNATA from the coding sequence CGACGGCAATCAGGCGCTGGCCGAACCGATGGATCCCGAACGCAAGCGCCGGTTCTTCGAACTGCTGGTCGCCATGGGATACAAGGAGATCGAGGTGGGGTATCCCTCCGCCTCGCAGACCGATTTCGACTTCGTCCGGCTGCTGGCGGCCACCGCGATCGCACCACCCGACGTGACGATCGTGGTCTTCACCCCCGCCCGGCGCGACCTGATCGAGCGAACGGTGGAGTCGGTGCGCGGCCTCGCCAACGAGGTCGTCATCCACCTCTATACCGCCACCGCGCCGGTCTGGCGCGACGTGGTTCTCGGCAAGGACCGCGCGCAGGTGCGTGCCCTGATCCTGGACGGCGCCCGCGACGTCCTGCGCGCGGCGGCCGACCTGCCGAATGTGCGGTTCCAGTTCTCGCCCGAGGTGTTCAACCTGACCGAACCGGACTTCGCCCTGGAGATCTGCGACGCGGTGACCGAGCTCTGGCAGGCCTGCCCGCAGCGGCCGGTGACTCTGAATCTGCCCGCGACGGTGGAGGTCGCCACGCCGAACGTGTACGCCGACCAGATCGAGTACATGCACCGCAACCTGGCCCGCCGCGACGGGGTGATCCTGTCGGTGCACCCGCACAACGACCGGGGCACCGGCGTCGCCTGCGCCGAACTGGCGGTGCTGGCAGGTGCGCAACGGGTGGAGGGGTGCGTCTTCGGCAACGGCGAACGCACCGGCAATGTCGACCTGGCGACCCTGGCCCTGAATCTGCACGCGCAGGGCGTCGACCCGATGATCGACTTCTCCGACATCGACGGGATCCGCCGCACGGTGGAGTACTGCACCCGGCTGCCCGTCCCCGAACGTCATCCGTATGTGGGCGATCTCGTGCACACCGCCTTCTCCGGCACCCATCAGGACGCGATCCGCAAGGGCCTGGCCGAGCATCGCGCACAGGCCGCGCGGGCGGGCGTCGCCGAGGGGGAGTGGGCGTGGCAGGTGCCGTACCTGCCGATCGATCCCGCTGATATCGGCCGGTCGTATGACGCGGTGATCCGGGTGAACTCCCAGTCCGGCAAGGGCGGCATCGCGTACTTGCTGCAGACGGGATACGGGCTGGACCTGCCCCGGCGGCTGCAGATCGATCTGGCGCGGAGAGTGCAGGACCACACCGACGGCACCGGCGCCGAGATCACCGCGAAGGAACTGTTCACCCTGTTCGAGCAGGCCTACACGGTCGCCGATCCGCGGGTCGTGCTGTCACAGTGGCGGATCGACGACGGGTCCACCGAGGTCGTGCTCACCGTCGGCGGCCGCACGGTGCACTCGGTGCATCGGGGCATCGGGCCGGTGGACGCGGTGGTGACCGCGCTCGCCGCGGCCGGGTATCCGATCGAGATCCTGGGCCTGACCCAGCATTCCGTGGACCAGGGCGCCGACAGCACGGCGGTGAGCTACCTCGAATACCGGGCGGGGGGTCGCACCGGGTGGGCCTTCGGCCGGAGCGACTCGGTCTCGGCAGCGGCACTCGATGCCGTGTTGCACGCGGTGAATGCCACTGCCTAG